In Meriones unguiculatus strain TT.TT164.6M chromosome 17, Bangor_MerUng_6.1, whole genome shotgun sequence, a single window of DNA contains:
- the Tektip1 gene encoding tektin bundle-interacting protein 1 — MRTHEPFLVGVGEGRLWGPRLKEGTQEAPGTTLILMAPALPQEVSCHGLWLPPSCCWDTFVPVNKGCGDLVVRASGNTEADMENLRREATQPYVPSGTLERYFPPPLNRWVPSPHPLTCNPGGWSAEASQAHYAQGPPGLAGFFPLPPPRSQSGLCLSNKCLGGRRIANSEPRLKQAGGSSGGGAQRRGRTAWGDLGKGRMGNLRLGAAGIPAQCLSFLSNDFVARKGPHSAPAVKQDMRWKFTPMGRDAVGQVWYTGLTNSAPREAWYMLPAALDSPYREAHARWNGCFQRGQRGLPAGYTQHLRETAFWDPALPPQYLATGTRWGCVPWKDRHIRGKEFVAKRSQFGVELPWQSEYVPNLSPSLRPRYTTQDFTQRAVERRYRPTGQPLGAITPTF; from the exons ATGCGCACCCACGAGCCCTTCCTGGTAGGTGTTGGTGAGGGTAGGCTGTGGGGACCCAGGCTCAAGGAGGGCACTCAAGAGGCCCCAGGCACTACTTTGATCCTGATGGCTCCAGCCCTACCGCAGGAAGTGAGCTGTCATGGATTGTGGCTGCCCCCTTCCTGTTGCTGGGACACCTTTGTCCCTGTCAACAAAGGCTGTGGGGACTTGGTAGTCAGAGCCTCTGGGAACACAGAGGCAGACATGGAGAACCTGAGGCGGGAGGCTACCCAGCCCTACGTCCCCTCGGGCACCCTCGAGCGTTACTTCCCGCCCCCCCTGAATAGGTGggtcccttccccccaccccttaACCTGCAACCCTGGCGGCTGGTCTGCTGAGGCCTCCCAGGCGCACTATGCACAGGGGCCCCCCGGACTGGCTGggttcttccctcttcctcctcccagaaGCCAGAGTGGCTTGTGCCTGTCAAAcaagtgcttgggaggcaggaggatcgccaACAGTGAGCCCCGCCTCAAACAAGCAGGGGGATCCTCAGGTGGGGGAGCGCAGAGGAGAGGCCGGACAGCGTGGGGTGACCTTGGCAAAGGGCGGATGGGAAACCTGAGGCTGGGAGCAGCGGGCATCCCGGCTCAGTGCCTGTCCTTCCTCAGTAATGACTTTGTGGCCCGGAAGGGGCCCCATTCGGCACCGGCCGTCAAGCAAGACATGCGCTGGAAGTTCACGCCCATGGGAAGGGATGCGGTCGGCCAGGTGTGGTACACCGGCCTGACAAACTCGGCGCCACGCGAGGCCTGGTACATGCTGCCCGCTGCGCTGGACAGCCCATACCGTGAGGCCCACGCGCGCTGGAACGGCTGCTTCCAGAGGGGCCAGCGCGGCCTGCCTGCCG GCTACACACAGCACCTGCGGGAGACGGCCTTCTGGGACCCCGCGCTGCCCCCACAGTACCTCGCCACGGGCACGCGCTGGGGTTGCGTGCCGTGGAAGGACAGGCACATCCGTGGCAAGGAGTTCG TGGCCAAAAGGAGCCAGTTCGGGGTGGAGCTGCCCTGGCAGTCCGAATACGTGCCGAACCTGTCGCCGTCACTGCGGCCGCGCTACACCACGCAGGACTTCACGCAGCGGGCCGTGGAGCGCCGGTACCGGCCCACCGGCCAGCCGCTCGGGGCCATCACGCCCACGTTCTGA
- the Smim44 gene encoding small integral membrane protein 44 isoform X2 — MDDREDWTPSPPMYEEYRPPPLDAIRLPRYAMYLLMAAILVVAVAYAIVGHLIKDLAHDLADWAFGPKPDQEEGPRELRASLAAEDLEELDLQLALAWRGEEDPARAPRRPSIAFKEPPVQTNFWKLG, encoded by the exons ATGGATGACAGAGAGGACTGGACCCCATCCCCTCCGATGTACGAGGAGTACCGGCCGCCCCCGCTGGACGCCATTCGCCTGCCTCGCTATGCCATGTACCTGCTGATGGCCGCCATCCTGGTGGTGGCCGTGGCCTATGCCATAGTTGGCCACCTCATCAAAGACCTAGCTCACGACCTGGCTG ACTGGGCCTTTGGCCCCAAGCCCGACCAGGAGGAAGGTCCCCGAGAGCTGCGGGCCAGCCTGGCCGCGGAGGACCTGGAAGAGCTGGACCTTCAGCTGGCCCTGGCCTGGCGCGGGGAGGAGGACCCTGCCCGCGCTCCCCGACGCCCCTCCATCGCCTTCAAGGAACCGCCCGTGCAAACCAACTTTTGGAAGCTGGGCTGA
- the Dohh gene encoding deoxyhypusine hydroxylase has product MVTEQEVEAIGKILVDPKQPLPARFRALFTLRTLGGPEAITWISRGFEDSSALLKHELAYCLGQMRDPRAIPVLVGVLGDTSQEPMVRHEAGEALGAIGNPEVLDLLKQYATDPVVEVAETCQLAVGRLEWLQQHPGEPACAGPYLSVDPAPPSEEHDVARLREALLDEARPLFERYRAMFALRNVGGQEAALALAEGLRCGSALFRHEVGYVLGQLQHEAAVSELAATLARTTESPMVRHECAEALGAIARPTCLAALRDHITDPERVVRESCQVALDMYEHETGQDFQYADGLERLRATP; this is encoded by the exons ATGGTGACAGAGCAGGAGGTAGAGGCCATAGGGAAGATTCTAGTGGACCCCAAGCAGCCCCTGCCGGCCCGCTTCCGGGCCCTGTTCACGCTGCGGACACTTGGTGGTCCAGAAGCCATCACCTGGATCAGCAGGGGCTTTGAGGACAGCTCTGCCCTCTTGAAGCATGAGCTGGCGTACTGCCTGGGCCAGATGCGGGACCCGCGCGCCATCCCTGTGTTGGTAGGTGTGTTGGGGGACACCAGCCAGGAACCCATGGTGCGCCACGAGGCAG GGGAAGCACTGGGGGCGATCGGTAACCCGGAAGTTCTAGACCTCCTGAAGCAGTATGCCACCGACCCAGTGGTCGAG GTGGCGGAGACGTGCCAGCTGGCGGTCGGGCGCCTGGAGTGGCTGCAGCAGCACCCCGGGGAGCCTGCCTGCGCAGGACCCTACCTCTCGGTAGACCCGGCCCCGCCTTCTGAGGAGCACGACGTGGCTCGGCTGCGGGAGGCCCTGTTAGACGAGGCCCGGCCTCTCTTCGAGCGGTACCGCGCCATGTTCGCCCTGCGCAACGTGGGTGGCCAGGAGGCCGCCCTGGCGCTGGCCGAAG GCCTGCGCTGTGGTAGCGCGCTCTTCCGCCATGAGGTGGGCTATGTGCTGGGCCAGCTGCAGCACGAGGCCGCCGTGTCCGAGTTGGCAGCCACGTTGGCGCGGACCACCGAGAGCCCCATGGTGCGGCACGAGTGCGCGGAGGCCCTGGGCGCCATtgccaggcccacctgcctggcGGCACTGCGGGACCACATCACCGACCCTGAGCGGGTGGTGCGGGAGAGCTGCCAGGTGGCCCTGGACATGTACGAGCACGAGACCGGCCAGGACTTCCAGTACGCGGACGGACTGGAGCGCCTGAGGGCGACACCCTAA
- the Smim44 gene encoding small integral membrane protein 44 isoform X1, whose amino-acid sequence MACRSRPNPFSSSPNAPIRGSFLKVPQPSRGSMDDREDWTPSPPMYEEYRPPPLDAIRLPRYAMYLLMAAILVVAVAYAIVGHLIKDLAHDLADWAFGPKPDQEEGPRELRASLAAEDLEELDLQLALAWRGEEDPARAPRRPSIAFKEPPVQTNFWKLG is encoded by the exons ATGGCCTGCAGGAGCCGTCCTAATCCTTTTAGCTCATCCCCTAATGCGCCCATACGTGGCTCCTTTCTAAAGGTGCCCCAGCCATCGCGGGGGTCCATGGATGACAGAGAGGACTGGACCCCATCCCCTCCGATGTACGAGGAGTACCGGCCGCCCCCGCTGGACGCCATTCGCCTGCCTCGCTATGCCATGTACCTGCTGATGGCCGCCATCCTGGTGGTGGCCGTGGCCTATGCCATAGTTGGCCACCTCATCAAAGACCTAGCTCACGACCTGGCTG ACTGGGCCTTTGGCCCCAAGCCCGACCAGGAGGAAGGTCCCCGAGAGCTGCGGGCCAGCCTGGCCGCGGAGGACCTGGAAGAGCTGGACCTTCAGCTGGCCCTGGCCTGGCGCGGGGAGGAGGACCCTGCCCGCGCTCCCCGACGCCCCTCCATCGCCTTCAAGGAACCGCCCGTGCAAACCAACTTTTGGAAGCTGGGCTGA
- the Fzr1 gene encoding fizzy-related protein homolog, protein MDQDYERRLLRQIIIQNENTVPCVSEMRRTLTPANSPVSSPSKHGDRFIPSRAGANWSVNFHRINENEKSPSQNRKAKDATSDNGKDGLAYSALLKNELLGAGIEKVQDPQTEDRRLQPSTPEHKGLFTYSLSSKRSSPDDGNDVSPYSLSPVSNKSQKLLRSPRKPTRKISKIPFKVLDAPELQDDFYLNLVDWSSLNVLSVGLGTCVYLWSACTSQVTRLCDLSVEGDSVTSVGWSERGNLVAVGTHKGFVQIWDAAAGKKLSVLEGHTARVGALAWNADQLSSGSRDRMILQRDIRTPPLQSERRLQGHRQEVCGLKWSTDHQLLASGGNDNKLLVWNHSSLSPVQQYTEHLAAVKAIAWSPHQHGLLASGGGTADRCIRFWNTLTGQPLQCIDTGSQVCNLAWSKHANELVSTHGYSQNQILVWKYPSLTQVAKLTGHSYRVLYLAMSPDGEAIVTGAGDETLRFWNVFSKTRSTKESVSVLNLFTRIR, encoded by the exons aTGGACCAGGACTATGAGCGCAGGCTCCTGCGACAGATCATCATCCAGAATGAGAACACGGTGCCATGT GTCTCAGAGATGCGGAGGACCCTGACACCAGCCAACTCTCCAGTGTCCTCGCCCAGCAAGCATGGTGACCGCTTCATCCCCTCCCGGGCCGGGGCCAACTGGAGCGTGAACTTCCACAGGATCAAT GAAAATGAGAAGTCCCCCAGCCAGAACCGCAAAGCCAAGGATGCCACCTCCGACAATGGCAAAG ATGGCCTGGCCTACTCCGCGCTGCTGAAGAATGAGCTGCTCGGAGCAGGCATTGAGAAGGTGCAGGACCCGCAGACGGAGGATCGGCGGCTGCAGCCGTCCACGCCCGAGCACAAGGGCCTCTTTACG TATTCCCTCAGCAGCAAGCGCTCAAGTCCTGATGACGGCAACGACGTGTCCCCGTACTCCCTGTCTCCCGTTAGCAACAAAAG TCAGAAGCTGCTGCGGTCGCCACGGAAGCCCACGAGAAAGATCTCTAAGATTCCCTTCAAGGTGCTGGATGCGCCGGAGCTTCAGGACGACTTCTACCTCAACCTGGTGGACTGGTCTTCCCTCAACGTGCTCAGCGTGGGGCTGGGCACCTGCGTGTACCTGTGGAGCGCGTGCACTAGCCAG GTGACCCGGCTCTGCGACCTCTCTGTGGAAGGGGACTCGGTGACCTCCGTGGGCTGGTCTGAGCGG GGAAACCTGGTCGCAGTAGGCACTCACAAGGGCTTCGTGCAGATCTGGGACGCCGCTGCCGGCAAGAAGCTGTCCGTGCTGGAGGGCCACACAGCGCGCGTGG GGGCGCTGGCCTGGAACGCAGACCAGTTGTCCTCTGGTAGCCGGGACCGCATGATCCTTCAGCGGGATATCCGCACCCCGCCCCTGCAGTCAGAGCGGCGGCTGCAGGGCCACCGGCAGGAAGTATGTGGCCTCAAGTGGTCCACAGACCACCAGCTGCTGGCCTCGGGCGGCAACGACAACAAG CTGCTCGTGTGGAACCACTCAAGCCTAAGCCCCGTGCAGCAGTACACGGAGCACCTGGCGGCCGTGAAGGCCATCGCATGGTCTCCACACCAGCACGGGCTGCTGGCGTCCGGCGGGGGCACAGCCGACCGCTGCATCCGCTTCTGGAACACCCTGACTGGCCAGCCACTGCAGTGCATCGACACGGGCTCACAAGTGTGCAACCTGGCCTGGTCCAAGCATGCCAACGAGCTG GTGAGCACACACGGCTACTCGCAGAACCAGATCCTCGTGTGGAAGTACCCGTCCCTCACGCAGGTCGCCAAGCTCACTGGCCACTCGTACCGTGTCCTCTACCTG GCCATGTCCCCTGATGGGGAGGCCATCGTCACAGGGGCGGGAGATGAGACCCTGCGGTTCTGGAATGTCTTCAGCAAAACACGCTCTACAAAG GAATCCGTGTCTGTGCTCAACCTCTTCACCCGGATCCGATAG
- the Smim24 gene encoding small integral membrane protein 24, with translation MDTLGSLLLLLAAMLLAPAEAQQASERRLKPWLVGLAAVVGFLFIVFVLMLVNRVWCSKARAEDEEIAVRMEHIVSQNMESSKEDKKKQKKQKAERKEGQSNAGLELEEKESSDDERGKKTAL, from the exons ATGGACACCCTGggcagcctgctgctgctgctggccgcAATGCTCCTGGCACCGGCTGAGGCCCAGCAGG CCTCTGAGCGCCGCCTGAAACCCTGGCTGGTAGGCCTGGCCGCGGTAGTGGGCTTCCTGTTTATAGTCTTCGTGCTCATGCTGGTCAACCGAGTGTGGTGCTCCAAAGCCAG AGCGGAAGATGAAGAGATCGCTGTCAGAATGGAGCACATCGTGAGCCAGAACATGGAGTCAAG TAAAGAGgacaagaagaagcagaagaagcagaaggcggagaggaaggaaggacagagcaatgctggcctggaactagagGAGAAGGAGTCCTCAGATgatgagagaggaaagaaaacggCCTTGTGA